One genomic window of uncultured delta proteobacterium includes the following:
- a CDS encoding conserved membrane hypothetical protein (Evidence 4 : Homologs of previously reported genes of unknown function), translated as MTWDNFIYFALPAAHLWVFAGLAAFRNRKPWIIHAFMLAGLALFAAFIIGLWIGLERPPLRTMGETRLWYSFFLALVGYITYRHWKYPWLLLFSAVVASVFIGVNYFKPEIHSKALMPALQSYYFVPHVTVYILSYAMLGVATIASFMQLRNMARRKVDRELYAFMDNIVYIGFGFLALGMLTGALWAKEAWGNYWSWDPKETWAFITGAAYLIYIHMRLRRAHPKFTLWTLPIAFILLMITWIGVSYLPAAEGSIHVYS; from the coding sequence ATGACCTGGGATAATTTTATCTACTTCGCCCTGCCCGCCGCCCATCTCTGGGTTTTCGCGGGCCTGGCCGCGTTCCGCAACAGAAAGCCCTGGATCATACACGCGTTCATGCTCGCGGGCCTGGCGCTGTTCGCAGCGTTCATCATCGGGCTGTGGATCGGCCTTGAGCGGCCCCCCCTGCGGACCATGGGGGAAACCCGCCTCTGGTACTCCTTCTTCCTGGCGCTGGTTGGGTATATCACCTACAGGCACTGGAAGTACCCCTGGCTGCTGCTCTTCTCCGCCGTGGTGGCCTCCGTTTTCATCGGGGTAAACTACTTCAAGCCGGAGATTCATTCCAAGGCACTGATGCCCGCGCTGCAAAGCTACTACTTCGTGCCGCACGTGACGGTGTACATTCTCTCCTACGCCATGCTGGGGGTAGCCACCATCGCCTCGTTCATGCAGCTCCGGAACATGGCGCGCCGCAAAGTGGACCGGGAACTGTACGCGTTCATGGACAATATCGTCTATATCGGGTTCGGCTTTCTGGCGCTGGGCATGCTCACGGGCGCGCTCTGGGCCAAAGAAGCATGGGGGAACTACTGGTCCTGGGACCCCAAGGAAACCTGGGCCTTCATCACGGGCGCGGCCTACCTTATCTATATCCACATGCGGCTCAGGCGCGCGCACCCGAAATTCACACTCTGGACCTTGCCAATCGCTTTCATTTTGCTCATGATAACATGGATAGGCGTTTCCTACCTGCCGGCGGCGGAGGGGAGCATTCATGTGTATTCGTGA
- a CDS encoding transposase, which produces MFKISEVYATKQLHNPLQPKEILNMSHHNTLFSQMLSLIPRHVFQKLEARHKTGRSSRQFGFKEQFTVMAFIQLAARRSMRDGLRCLAACGKRLYHFGLFPVARSTFSDANNSRPVGFFKDLFADMYSLCVPKASKHKFHFKCKLYSMDATTISLCLSLFPWATFRQNKGGVKMNTVLDHDGHIPAFVTVDVAKTHESRMAKSLSLPKGSIVTFDKGYVSYPWFQTLLENGIFFVTRLKDNAVYKLLERRPVNRTSGVTSDHIIEVKHSRGKVLRLRRIGYRDAETGKRYEFLTNHFRLSARTIADIYKERWKIELFFREIKQNLRIKSFVGNTENAVLIQIYTALTVYLLLAYQKFLSKTGLSVQQLFQIASLNILGTDSLEELLKPRRRKNENLYNLSLLSLAA; this is translated from the coding sequence ATGTTCAAAATCTCCGAGGTTTATGCTACAAAACAGTTGCATAACCCATTGCAGCCCAAGGAGATTTTGAACATGAGCCATCATAATACACTCTTTTCTCAAATGCTATCATTGATTCCCAGACATGTTTTTCAGAAACTGGAAGCCCGGCATAAAACAGGTCGTTCTTCTCGACAATTCGGCTTTAAGGAACAGTTTACGGTCATGGCTTTTATCCAGCTTGCAGCAAGGCGCTCCATGCGTGACGGATTGCGCTGTTTGGCCGCCTGCGGCAAGAGGCTGTATCATTTTGGCCTTTTTCCCGTTGCACGTTCCACTTTCTCCGATGCCAACAACTCCCGGCCTGTGGGCTTTTTCAAAGATCTATTTGCCGACATGTACAGCCTGTGTGTTCCCAAGGCCTCCAAACACAAATTTCATTTCAAATGCAAACTTTACAGCATGGACGCCACCACCATCAGCCTGTGTTTGTCGCTGTTTCCCTGGGCCACGTTCCGCCAAAACAAGGGCGGCGTCAAAATGAACACAGTGCTTGACCACGATGGTCATATCCCGGCATTTGTCACCGTTGATGTGGCCAAAACGCACGAAAGCCGTATGGCGAAAAGTCTTTCTCTGCCCAAAGGCTCCATCGTGACCTTCGACAAAGGCTATGTCAGTTACCCCTGGTTTCAGACCCTGCTCGAAAATGGCATCTTTTTCGTCACCCGCCTGAAGGACAACGCTGTTTACAAACTGCTGGAGCGCCGCCCGGTGAACCGCACAAGCGGGGTTACTTCCGACCACATTATCGAAGTGAAGCACAGCCGGGGAAAAGTCTTGCGCCTGCGTCGCATCGGCTACCGGGACGCCGAAACAGGCAAGCGTTACGAATTTCTGACAAATCACTTTCGCCTGTCCGCCCGCACCATCGCCGATATTTACAAAGAACGCTGGAAAATCGAACTCTTTTTTCGCGAAATCAAACAGAATCTACGCATCAAAAGCTTTGTCGGGAACACGGAAAATGCTGTATTGATTCAGATTTATACCGCGCTGACCGTCTACCTGCTCCTGGCCTACCAGAAATTCCTGAGTAAAACAGGGCTGTCCGTGCAGCAACTTTTCCAAATCGCCTCACTGAACATCCTCGGAACAGACTCGCTGGAAGAACTCCTGAAGCCCCGACGACGAAAAAATGAAAACCTCTATAACCTCAGTCTGTTATCCTTGGCAGCTTAA
- the nrfA gene encoding Cytochrome c-552 — translation MKLLEKLKNMSLSFAETVKERPLIGWGIFGVAMVGVFLLGLLAASITERRAEIASIYNNKKVEITGINPHSDQWGLNYPREYETWKKTQETDFRSKHLGNAPEDVLKSRPAMVVLWAGYAFSRDYSAPRGHWYTLDDMRDSLRTGTPRDGQGDLQPGTCWTCKSPDVPRLIQEKGIEEYYKAKWSAWGSEVVNPLGCADCHDPKTMNLTITRPALIQAFQRQGKDISKASLQEMRSLVCAQCHVEYYFKGDGKYLTFPWDKGMTVEAMEEYYDNIGFSDWTHALSKTPMLKAQHPDYEVFLLGTHGQRGLSCADCHMPYISEGGLKYSNHQIMSPLKNVSSTCQTCHRDTEENLKKYVYDHQDKVLEVRDRVEAELAKAHIMAKTAWDAGATKEEMAAAQKLIRQAQWRWDFGVASHGASFHAPVETQRILAHSLDKSLLAQLELQKVLFEKGAKMVMPDISSKDKAQAYIGLDMNKLKREKEEWKKTVVPQWLSEAKQAGRL, via the coding sequence ATGAAACTCCTGGAAAAGCTCAAGAACATGTCCCTGTCCTTCGCGGAAACAGTCAAGGAACGACCCCTGATCGGCTGGGGAATCTTCGGCGTCGCCATGGTGGGCGTGTTCCTGCTGGGCCTTCTGGCGGCCTCCATTACCGAGCGCCGGGCGGAAATCGCCTCGATCTACAACAACAAAAAGGTCGAGATCACCGGCATCAACCCGCACAGCGACCAGTGGGGCCTGAACTACCCGCGGGAATACGAAACCTGGAAAAAAACCCAGGAAACGGACTTCCGCAGCAAGCACCTCGGCAACGCCCCGGAGGACGTGCTTAAATCGCGCCCGGCCATGGTCGTGCTCTGGGCCGGGTACGCGTTCTCCCGCGATTATTCCGCCCCGCGCGGCCACTGGTATACGCTTGACGACATGCGCGATTCGTTGCGGACCGGCACCCCCAGAGACGGCCAGGGCGATTTGCAGCCCGGCACCTGCTGGACCTGTAAAAGCCCGGACGTGCCCCGCCTGATACAGGAAAAGGGCATTGAGGAATATTACAAGGCCAAATGGAGCGCCTGGGGCAGCGAAGTCGTGAACCCCCTCGGCTGCGCGGATTGCCACGACCCCAAAACCATGAACCTGACCATCACCCGCCCGGCGCTCATCCAAGCGTTCCAGCGCCAGGGCAAGGACATCTCCAAGGCGTCCCTCCAGGAAATGCGTTCCCTGGTCTGCGCCCAGTGCCACGTGGAATACTACTTCAAGGGCGACGGCAAGTACCTGACCTTCCCGTGGGATAAAGGCATGACCGTCGAAGCCATGGAAGAATACTACGACAACATCGGCTTCTCCGACTGGACCCACGCGCTCAGCAAGACCCCGATGCTCAAAGCCCAGCACCCGGATTACGAAGTGTTCCTGCTCGGCACCCACGGCCAGCGCGGCCTCTCCTGCGCGGATTGCCACATGCCCTATATTTCCGAAGGCGGCCTCAAGTATTCCAACCACCAGATCATGAGCCCGCTCAAAAACGTGTCCTCCACCTGCCAGACCTGCCACAGGGATACGGAAGAAAATCTGAAAAAGTACGTCTACGACCACCAGGACAAGGTCCTGGAAGTGCGTGACCGGGTCGAGGCGGAACTGGCGAAGGCCCATATCATGGCCAAGACCGCCTGGGATGCCGGCGCGACCAAGGAAGAAATGGCCGCCGCGCAGAAGCTGATCCGCCAGGCCCAGTGGCGCTGGGACTTCGGCGTGGCTTCCCACGGCGCCTCCTTCCACGCCCCGGTTGAAACGCAGCGCATCCTGGCCCACAGCCTGGACAAGAGCCTGCTCGCCCAGCTTGAACTGCAGAAAGTCCTCTTCGAGAAGGGCGCCAAGATGGTCATGCCGGACATCTCCAGCAAGGACAAGGCCCAGGCCTATATCGGGCTGGATATGAACAAGCTGAAGCGCGAAAAGGAAGAATGGAAAAAGACCGTCGTGCCCCAGTGGCTCTCCGAAGCCAAGCAGGCCGGAAGGCTCTAA
- a CDS encoding conserved hypothetical protein (Evidence 4 : Homologs of previously reported genes of unknown function), whose product MRRILKPIPAQFILPLFIVGGVTVGLGGYTVYMSRAFSYLSDDPSACVNCHIMAPYYQSWNHSSHARWATCNDCHVPQGLVAGYAFKAQDGLYHAAMFTLRAEPQVIRPRDASNEVILQNCVRCHTQLNTEFVKTGMAQYADVKNGREKACWDCHREVPHTRISNLASAPNAIVPLPSSPVPDWLNKAMQ is encoded by the coding sequence ATGCGGCGTATTTTGAAGCCCATCCCCGCGCAGTTCATTCTGCCGCTCTTCATCGTGGGCGGCGTCACGGTGGGCCTCGGCGGGTACACCGTCTATATGTCGCGGGCGTTCTCCTATCTTTCCGACGATCCTTCCGCCTGCGTCAACTGCCACATCATGGCGCCGTATTATCAATCCTGGAACCACAGCTCCCACGCCCGCTGGGCGACCTGCAACGACTGCCACGTGCCGCAGGGCCTGGTGGCGGGCTACGCCTTCAAGGCCCAGGACGGGCTGTACCACGCGGCCATGTTCACCCTCCGGGCGGAGCCGCAGGTTATCCGGCCCCGGGACGCCAGCAACGAAGTTATTCTGCAGAACTGCGTCCGGTGCCATACCCAGTTGAACACCGAGTTCGTGAAAACGGGCATGGCGCAATACGCCGATGTGAAAAACGGCCGGGAAAAGGCCTGCTGGGACTGCCACAGGGAAGTGCCGCACACCAGGATAAGCAACCTGGCCTCGGCGCCCAACGCCATTGTGCCCCTGCCTTCGTCCCCCGTGCCCGACTGGCTGAATAAAGCAATGCAATAA
- a CDS encoding conserved membrane hypothetical protein (Evidence 4 : Homologs of previously reported genes of unknown function) encodes MEQKKRPLWQPPWQYKESALLVAGIAAAGFALQLAIGHFNFFLLHYPANAGIAAALVLLLGLSAFARKTVVFQWLSGIPFCVSCIAALLLFGLIMGLTPQMVRVDPHAHSVFADLGFTTVTRSWPFVLLYGTTLVSLGLVIVRRLTAFRKRDLAFYCNHLGLWILLLAAGFGAADMQRFVMHIREGELEWRVYSAKNDVLELPIAIRLKDFAMEEYPPKLVIINRQNGKPQPEDKPYYLQIDAKHPAGNVGEWAVTIDEYIHEAVRAGDGYKASPMPASTPAARVTAKNTRTGATKSGWICGGGTIPGFFAGLDLEGTLTMVMTQPEPKRFLSDITVLTQDGHKEDARLEVNKPLSVGPWMLYQYSYDDQAGKMSTYSSIELVRDAWLWPAYAGIFLMGIGALWLIWAGTGRQRGGRPGEDNDLG; translated from the coding sequence ATGGAACAGAAAAAACGTCCGCTGTGGCAACCGCCCTGGCAGTATAAAGAAAGCGCCCTTCTGGTCGCCGGAATCGCTGCCGCGGGGTTCGCCCTGCAACTGGCCATCGGCCATTTCAACTTCTTCCTCCTGCACTACCCCGCGAACGCCGGGATCGCCGCGGCCCTGGTTTTGCTCCTTGGCCTCTCCGCGTTTGCGCGCAAAACGGTTGTGTTCCAGTGGCTTTCGGGAATACCCTTTTGCGTCAGCTGCATCGCCGCGCTGCTGCTGTTCGGCCTCATCATGGGACTCACGCCGCAGATGGTCAGGGTGGACCCGCACGCGCACAGCGTTTTTGCGGATCTCGGCTTCACCACGGTCACCCGGTCCTGGCCGTTCGTGCTCCTGTACGGAACAACGCTCGTCTCCCTCGGCCTCGTCATCGTGCGCAGGCTCACGGCCTTCCGGAAACGGGATCTCGCCTTTTACTGCAACCACCTGGGGTTATGGATCCTCCTGCTCGCCGCCGGTTTCGGCGCGGCGGACATGCAGCGCTTCGTCATGCATATCCGCGAGGGCGAGCTCGAATGGCGGGTCTACAGCGCGAAAAACGACGTGCTGGAACTGCCCATCGCCATCCGCTTGAAGGACTTCGCCATGGAGGAGTACCCGCCCAAGCTGGTTATCATCAACCGCCAGAACGGCAAGCCGCAACCCGAGGACAAACCGTACTATCTCCAGATCGACGCGAAACACCCCGCCGGGAACGTGGGCGAATGGGCTGTTACGATCGACGAATACATTCATGAAGCCGTGCGGGCCGGGGACGGGTACAAAGCCTCCCCCATGCCCGCCTCCACCCCCGCCGCGCGGGTGACCGCGAAAAACACGCGCACCGGCGCGACGAAATCCGGCTGGATCTGCGGCGGCGGCACCATACCGGGATTTTTTGCGGGCCTGGATCTGGAAGGCACCCTCACCATGGTCATGACCCAGCCGGAGCCCAAACGGTTCCTTTCGGATATCACGGTGCTGACCCAGGACGGCCACAAAGAGGACGCCCGTCTGGAGGTGAACAAACCGCTCTCCGTCGGCCCGTGGATGCTCTACCAATACAGTTACGACGACCAGGCCGGAAAGATGTCCACGTACAGCAGCATCGAGCTGGTGCGCGACGCCTGGCTGTGGCCGGCCTATGCCGGAATTTTTCTGATGGGTATCGGGGCGCTCTGGCTTATCTGGGCCGGAACCGGCAGACAGCGCGGCGGGAGGCCGGGAGAAGACAATGACCTGGGATAA